The sequence below is a genomic window from Selenomonas ruminantium subsp. lactilytica TAM6421.
GAAGCAGGCCGGGGCAAGGTGCTGACGGTGGAGAAGGTCGGCGGTGACCGTTCCGGTACCGGGGATGCCTTTGCCGCCATCGTGGCCGGCAGCCTGATCAACGGTGAGTCCTTGGAAACGGCAGCGGTGAAGGCGGCGGAATTCATCAGGAAATGTCTGGGCTATGCCGTGAAACTGGATCTGCCCTGGAATTATGGTCTACCATTTGAAGAATATCTTAGGGAGCTGAAGTGAATTGTTAGTCTATGCAACCCATAAGGGCGGCAGGTATCTGCCCTGGGAGGAAAGCCTCAGGGAGCAGCCTGAGGGCAAGCGCAACCTCTATGTGAACATCACCAACGAATGCAATTGCGCCTGCACGTTCTGTTTGCGTAATATGAAGAAGATGGCAGAGGAATCCAGCCTGTGGCTGAAAAAACGCCCCACTGTTGCGGAACTGAAAGCTGCATTGGACGGTGTGCCCTGGGATTATGTCCGGGAAGTTGTCTTCTGCGGCTTTGGTGAACCCACTATGCAGCTGGAAACCCTGGTGGAGCTGCTGCATTATGTCAAGGAAAAGCATCCGGAACTGCCTACGCGCCTCAATACCAATGGGTTGGGGGAACTGGAATACGGCCGGGAGATCGCGGCAGACTTCCAGGGCGTTCTCGATACCATCTCCATCAGCCTCAATGCTTCCAATGCAGAACGTTACTACGAACTGACGCGGGCTAAATATGGCCTGAAATCCTATGAGGCAATGCTGGACTTTGCCGAGCATAGCAAGAAGTATGTGCCCCATGTGGTACTGACCATTGTGGACAAGGTGGAAGGTCCGGAGGAAATAAAGAAATGTCAGGCTATCTGCGATCAGCGGGGACTGACATTGC
It includes:
- a CDS encoding TatD family nuclease-associated radical SAM protein, which encodes MLVYATHKGGRYLPWEESLREQPEGKRNLYVNITNECNCACTFCLRNMKKMAEESSLWLKKRPTVAELKAALDGVPWDYVREVVFCGFGEPTMQLETLVELLHYVKEKHPELPTRLNTNGLGELEYGREIAADFQGVLDTISISLNASNAERYYELTRAKYGLKSYEAMLDFAEHSKKYVPHVVLTIVDKVEGPEEIKKCQAICDQRGLTLRVRPYEDS